One stretch of Daphnia pulicaria isolate SC F1-1A chromosome 6, SC_F0-13Bv2, whole genome shotgun sequence DNA includes these proteins:
- the LOC124342356 gene encoding liprin-alpha-2-like isoform X2 produces the protein MWNMMCDVMPTITEDASQLSQRSSQLLSGEEGNLEQLMVSMLDERDRLVDSLRDAQDRMGELEARLADAEKERDCLQRQMAASLPQELASLTKELAQSREQLLEKDEEITELKAERNNTRLLLEHLECLVSRHERSLRMTVVKRQAANSAGVSSEVEVLKALKSLFEHHKALDEKVRERLRVALERTAGLEEELTTTKEELQHLKNGSMSVTHTSTDGNGGAAGESGTSDATNATNGTSEVSAEASKMTELQSTLEKQSSELTVLQRRLLEAEEALRAAQRDAQRSQELQARLQRDLHEKSAQNQDQEERIATLEKRYLNAQRESTSLHDLNERLEQELRNKDAQLKLQEDRVRTMEEKLELADQKVTQLSKLPEVQHELTQVQERHGTAEDRIQRLESQLEEKSTEVAKLQQRLRINEEHNSRLSSTVDKLLQESNDRLQVHLKERMSALEEKNHLTQDLDKSRKCLEDSLKEKAEILKELNKSRLEMDGVRRQLLQQEIALNIQQTDELTRSLSPHPMETSFVDTRSLPRLPKARKGVRGMDEGDQWGLNNATSPSMGLDSGRNCDMSDVRVNSRAMGDEDDEDELEDQDERDSPQEGGMMDAGHDYHHQGYLNDLGDLADLGAMLSPSSHTDAQTLALMLQEQLDAINQEIRLIQEEKDNTVARAEELEYRVSSLDHLVTNHVPVTGSGRSTPRVSGGSGGAGGTSSNHSPVVPSSSAAGYNNNPNASNSSSPLTAQLNPGNNAAASPQRDYLHKFHTIPRSRDINLYETLAEWSSGQAMGWAYTSASPESSLPNTQVSTPSFQYPSLSQGQLNESQMDSRSLRLDRIQQALAMTSDEMRRSSLGESIPSITSSQDSLAPVGLYQRPTGMPNAAESPSASSIQLQQQQQPQSQRAEQHKKKGIKSSLGKFFSSKKEKTGKSSKDSLSSTSGAMSPLASRNDETSARDTIASLSMGLNVDPEWGVPLSATPTPTGTPALGQKDFDRRIKRKHELLAEAMKAGTPFALWNGPTVVAWLELWVGMPPWYVAACRANVKSGAIMSALSDTEIQREIGISNPLHRLKLRLAIQEMVTLTSPSAPRTARTTLAFGDMNHTWVGHYWLPSLGLTQYRSAFMESLVDARMLDHLTKRELRGQLKMVDAFHRTSLQYGTLLLKRLNYDRRLLEERRRQADSDNESRDVLVWTNERVIRWVAAIGLKEFANHLLESGVHGALLALDESFDSNAMGLALQIPTQNVQARQVVEREFGALLACITERTQDGSEFINQQHTSTHLA, from the exons ATGTGGAACATGATGTGTGATGTGATGCCTACTATTACAGAAGATGCCAGCCAACTATCACAAAGATCCTCCCAACTGCTGTCAGGGGAAGAAGGAAACCTTGAACAGCTTATGGTCTCTATGCTGGATGAAAGAGACCGGCTAGTAGATTCTCTGCGCGATGCACAA GATCGTATGGGAGAGCTGGAAGCTCGATTAGCTGATGCAGAAAAAGAACGGGATTGCCTTCAACGCCAGATGGCCGCATCTTTACCTCAG GAATTGGCGTCATTAACTAAAGAGCTGGCCCAGTCTAGGGAACAGCTTCTggaaaaagacgaagaaattACCGAACTCAAAGCTGAGAGGAACAACACTAGG CTTCTGTTGGAACACTTGGAATGCTTGGTGTCCCGCCATGAACGATCTTTGCGAATGACGGTTGTCAAGCGACAAGCAGCAAATAGTGCAGGTGTTTCTTCCGAAGTCGAAGTCCTGAAGGCGCTTAAGTCATTATTTGAGCATCATAAAGCCTTGGATGAGAag GTTCGCGAACGATTGAGGGTGGCGTTAGAACGGACAGCCGGTCTCGAAGAAGAGCTAACAACTACCAAAGAAGAA TTACAACATTTAAAGAATGGGTCCATGTCAGTGACGCACACCAGCACGGATGGAAATGGTGGTGCGGCTGGTGAGAGTGGTACTAGTGACGCAACTAACGCGACAAATGGAACATCCGAAGTTTCAGCTGAAGCTAGTAAAATGACGGAACTGCAATCAACGTTGGAGAAACAAAGTAGCGAATTGACGGTTTTACAAAGGAGACTATTGGAAGCTGAAGAAGCTCTTCGTGCTGCTCAGAGGGATGCCCAGAGAAGTCAGGAGTTACAGGCCCGACTTCAACGTGATCTTCACGAGAAGAGCGCGCAAAACCAAGATCAG GAGGAGCGCATTGCTACATTAGAGAAACGATACTTGAATGCCCAACGTGAATCAACGTCTCTTCACGACTTGAACGAGCGATTAGAGCAAGAGCTGCGTAATAAAGACGCACAACTTAAG TTGCAAGAGGACAGGGTCCGCACTATGGAAGAGAAATTGGAGCTGGCTGATCAGAAAGTTACCCAGCTCTCAAAACTACCCGAGGTCCAGCATGAATTAACTCAA GTTCAAGAGCGCCACGGTACGGCTGAGGATCGCATCCAGAGACTGGAAAGCCAATTAGAAGAGAAGTCAACTGAAGTGGCTAAGTTGCAGCAGAGACTGAGGATTAACGAGGAACATAATTCACGTCTATCCTCAACTGTTGATAAGCTTTTACAAG AATCAAACGACCGGTTGCAAGTTCATCTCAAAGAGCGTATGTCGGCgctagaagagaaaaatcacCTAACGCAAGATCTAGATAAATCAAGAAAGTGTCTAGAAGATTCGCTTAAGGAAAAG GCCGAAATCTTGAAAGAACTGAACAAATCGCGTTTAGAGATGGACGGCGTGCGGCGCCAACTTCTCCAACAAGAAATTGCCCTTAATATTCAGCAGACGGACGAGTTGACTCGTTCCCTCTCGCCCCACCCAATGGAAACGTCGTTCGTTGACACGCGTTCCTTACCTCGGTTGCCAAAAGCCCGTAAAGGTGTACGTGGAATGGATGAAGGTGATCAGTGGGGACTCAACAATGCTACCTCTCCATCCATGGGCTTAGATTCCGGACGCAATTGCGATATGAGTGATGTGCGGGTAAACAGTCGAGCAATGGgggatgaagatgatgaagatgaactAGAAGATCAAGACGAGCGCGACAGTCCACAAGAGGGAGGTATGATGGATGCGGGTCACGACTATCATCATCAAGGCTATCTAAACGACCTCGGTGATCTGGCCGATCTGGGAGCTATGCTCTCTCCTTCTAGCCACACGGACGCCCAGACTCTGGCTCTTATGCTACAGGAGCAATTGGACGCCATCAATCAAGAGATTAG attGATTCAAGAGGAAAAGGATAATACGGTAGCTCGAGCCGAAGAGCTTGAATATCGAGTCAGCAGTCTCGACCACTTGGTGACGAATCACGTTCCGGTGACAGGCAGTGGCCGATCCACTCCTCGTGTGAGCGGTGGGAGCGGAGGAGCTGGCGGTACTTCTTCCAATCACAGTCCGGTTGTTCCTTCAAGTTCAGCCGCTGGATACAACAACAATCCAAATGCTAGCAATTCTTCTTCACCATTAACTGCCCAACTAAATCCTGGGAATAACGCCGCTGCTTCACCCCAACGAGACTACCTTCATAAATTTCACACG ATCCCTAGAAGCCGAGACATCAACCTATACGAAACACTGGCTGAGTGGTCATCAGGACAAGCG ATGGGATGGGCCTACACTTCTGCATCTCCTGAGAGTTCTCTACCCAATACG CAAGTGTCGACACCCTCATTCCAGTATCCATCGCTCAGTCAGGGTCAATTAAATGAATCTCAGATGGATTCGCGTTCCCTTCGTCTGGACCGCATCCAACAAGCTCTGGCAATGACTTCCGATGAAATGCGAAG GAGTTCACTGGGCGAAAGCATCCCTTCAATTACATCTAGCCAGGATTCGTTAGCTCCAGTCGGTCTGTACCAGCGACCGACGGGTATGCCTAATGCTGCCGAGTCTCCGTCTGCGTCGTCGATCCAGcttcaacagcaacaacagccgcAGAGTCAACGAGCGGAGCAGCATAAGAAGAAAGGAATTAAATCTTCGCTGGGCAAATTCTTCAGCAGTAAGAAGGAGAAGACTGGCAAGAGTAGCAAAGATAGTCTCTCGTCAACCAGTGGGGCCATGTCTCCTTTGGCCAGTCGGAACGATGAGACTAGTGCGAGAGATACCATCGCTTCTCTTAGCATGGGTCTGAACGTCGATCCCGAATGGGGAGTTCCATTGTCGGCCACACCGACTCCTACCGGCACACCGGCGTTGGGTCAGAAAGACTTTGATCGTCGAATCAAGCGAAA GCATGAACTGCTGGCGGAAGCTATGAAAGCTGGAACACCGTTTGCTCTGTGGAACGGTCCTACAGTTGTAGCTTGgttggaattgtgggtgggcATGCCACCCTGGTACGTTGCAGCTTGCAGAGCCAATGTTAAATCAGGAGCCATTATGTCGGCACTTTCAGACACGGAAATCCAGCGGGAAATTGGCATTAG CAACCCCCTTCACCGGTTGAAGCTGCGACTGGCCATCCAGGAGATGGTGACTCTCACCTCGCCGTCGGCTCCTCGTACGGCCCGAACCACGTTGGCCTTTGGCGACATGAATCACACATGGGTCGGGCATTATTGGCTCCCATCCCTCGGTCTTACTCAATACCGATCGGCCTTCATGGAGTCGCTAGTGGATGCTCGTATGCTGGACCACCTGACGAAGCGCGAGCTCCGCGGACAGCTCAAGATGGTTGATGCCTTCCATCGAACTAGCCTTCAATACGGCACGTTGCTGCTGAAGCGTCTCAATTACGACCGTCGCTTGCTAgaagaacgacgacgacaagcAGATAGTGACAATGAGAGTCGCGACGTTCTCGTTTGGACCAATGAACGAGTCATTCGTTGGGTAGCCGCCATTGGTCTCAAG GAATTTGCCAATCATCTGCTCGAATCTGGAGTACATGGCGCCCTATTGGCGCTGGATGAGAGTTTCGACAGCAATGCGATGGGATTGGCTTTACAAATTCCTACCCAGAACGTCCAG GCGAGACAAGTGGTGGAACGCGAGTTTGGTGCTTTATTGGCCTGCATTACTGAGCGTACCCAGGACGGATCTGAGTTCATTAACCAACAGCACACGTCCACACATTTGGCTTGA